A region from the Phycodurus eques isolate BA_2022a chromosome 12, UOR_Pequ_1.1, whole genome shotgun sequence genome encodes:
- the LOC133410714 gene encoding creatine kinase, testis isozyme-like, with amino-acid sequence MANRKQRGLTATDEFPDLSQHKNHMAKFLTLDMYTTLKERSTRSGFTIDGVTQTGVDNPGHPYIMTVGCVAGDEETYEVYKELFDLVIEDRHGGYKPTDTHKTDLNPENLVGGDDLDPNYVLSSRVRTGRSIRGFCLPPHCSRGERRALEKLSIEALGSLTGDLMGKYYALKNMSETEQQQLIDDHFLFDKPVSPLLLASRMARDWPDGRGIWHNESKTFLVWVNEEDHLRVISMQKGGNIKEVFTRFCTGLAEIEARFKEKGRVFMWSEHLGYILTCPSNLGTGLRAGVHVKLPNLGKHADFEEVLKRLRLQKRGTGGVDTDAVDGVFDISNADRLGFSEVELVQMVVDGVKLLVDMEKNLEKEESIDDLMPNQK; translated from the exons ATGGCCAACCGCAAGCAGAGGGGGCTGACAGCCACCGACGAGTTCCCAGATCTCAGTCAGCACAAGAACCACATGGCCAAATTCTTGACTCTGGACATGTACACCACGCTGAAGGAGAGGTCCACTCGCAGTGGCTTCACCATCGATGGCGTCACTCAGACCGGAGTGGACAATCCCG GTCACCCCTACATTATGACTGTGGGCTGCGTGGCTGGAGATGAGGAGACCTACGAAGTCTACAAAGAGCTCTTCGACCTGGTGATTGAGGATAGACATGGAGGATACAAACCCACAGACACGCACAAGACCGACCTCAACCCAGAGAACCTCGTG GGGGGTGACGATCTGGACCCCAACTACGTTCTTAGCTCCAGAGTCAGGACAGGCCGCAGCATCCGCGGCTTCTGCCTGCCGCCACACTGCAGCAGAGGGGAGAGGCGTGCGTTGGAGAAGCTCTCCATTGAAG CACTAGGTTCCCTGACTGGAGACCTGATGGGCAAGTACTACGCCTTGAAGAACATGTCAGAGacggagcagcagcagctgatCGACgatcacttcctgtttgacaaGCCTGTGTCTCCTCTGCTGCTGGCCTCCAGGATGGCCCGCGACTGGCCCGATGGCAGAGGCATCTG GCACAACGAGAGCAAGACCTTCCTCGTGTGGGTGAACGAGGAGGACCATTTGCGTGTCATCTCCATGCAGAAAGGAGGCAACATAAAGGAAGTGTTCACCCGCTTCTGCACTGGACTGGCAGAG ATCGAAGCTAGGTTCAAGGAGAAAGGCCGTGTCTTCATGTGGAGCGAACACCTGGGCTACATCCTGACCTGCCCCTCCAACCTGGGCACCGGCCTGCGTGCCGGCGTACACGTTAAGCTGCCAAACCTGGGCAAGCACGCTGATTTTGAGGAGGTTCTCAAGAGGCTGCGTCTCCAAAAACGCGGAACCG GTGGTGTGGACACCGACGCCGTGGATGGAGTCTTTGATATCTCCAATGCGGACAGGCTGGGATTCTCCGAGGTGGAGCTTGTCCAGATGGTGGTGGACGGTGTCAAGCTGCTGGTGGATATGGAGAAGAATTTGGAGAAGGAAGAGTCCATTGATGATCTGATGCCCAACCAGAAATAG